The nucleotide sequence agtttaaatttctttttctagttttcttcttgtgtgtttgaaaaaccttgagaaaaaccaaaaaaaaaaaattagtttaatttccttgcctgtagtaggaattaaaatgaaaacccaaaaagatttctcgttacttgttgggagctttcctgtgtaaatagttttattttctttcctttcttttgggggtcgagaagaccatattgaaaatgtttagtggctcctatatgcatgattgtttatttaatttagagcccatattacttgtcttctctcttgagttgaatgcttgcagattccatcttagtccaatgcacgtgcactcttattattatacacatcgttcgatcgtgcgagtgaaaggcaataatgacgatatatgatggacttattgggatgagaaaagctggtatgaactcgacctctcttgtttttgtaaatatgatgattcatcgttcctgagtcagctattatgaagtaaacatatttgcaatgacatatagagattatagttacttgtgccaagcttgattagctatgagttataatggtttaccttgcgtgccaacatgctattagaatgattatgatgtggtatgatgggatggtatcctcctttgaatgtgttaagtgactcgacttggcacatgttcacgcatgtagttgaatcaaatcaacatagccttcactatatttatgttcatggtggattatatcctactcatgcttgtactcggtgtgaattaattttaatgcatgcttacgactgttgtcgctctcccagttggtcgcttcccagtcttttgctagccttcacctgtactaagcgggaatacttcttgtgcatccaaactccttaagccccaaagttgttccatatgagtccactatgcctacctatatgcggtatttacctgccgttccaagtaaatttgtatgtgccaaactccaaaccttcaaatgaaattctgttttgtatgctcgagcagctcatgttacaactagggttgcctatatcttccatgctaggtgggttattctcatgaggagtggactctgctcctcattcacgagaaagggccggtaaccgggatgcccagtcccatgatccaaaaagatcaaagcaaatcaaaataattaaacaaaactcccccagggatgttgtatgttggaggcactcgttgtttcgagcaagccatggattgatgcttgttggtggttggggggtataaacctttaccattctgtttgggaactgcctataatgcatgtagtatggaagatacagccatctcatagttgttgcagtgacagcaaaagtatgccgcccaaaatgttattcaatctctattttcaaatcgagctctggcacctctacaaatccctacttccctctgcgaagggcctatctatttacttttatgttgagtcatcacccttcttattaaaagcacccgctggagagcacactgtcatttgcattcattattactggtttatattgggtatgacttgactggatctcttttaccatgaattacaatgtttagtcagtccttgatctttaaaggtgctctgcatttatgttttgcggtctccgaaagggctagcgagataccatttttttatatcatgttatgattattttgagaaagtgttgtcatccaagttttattattatggctcgctaactgattatgttattgatatgagtaattgtgagagctacgtgttattgtgagcatggttagttcataatatttgctgaaacctgaatcctggcttttcatgttacaacaagagcaaacagagtttgtaaaagtttttatttatcactttcagtttatcaactgaattgcttaaggacaagcaaaggtttaagcttgggggagttgatacgtatccaacgtatctacttttccaaacacttttgcccttgttttggactctaacttgcatgatttgaatgaaactaacccggactgacactgttttcagcaaaactaccatgatgttgttttatgtgtagaaaagaaaagttcttggaatgtcctggaaatccacggaggcactttttggaattaataagaatttttggtgaaagaattaatgccagggggcccacagcctatccacgagacagggggcccccctagggcacggcctcctatctcgtgggtcccctggacctcctccgacctcaactccaactccatatattccttctcggggagaaaaaaatcagagagaaagttttatcgcgttttacaatacggagccgccgccaagccctaatctctctcgggagggctgatctagagtccgttcgaggctccggaaagggggattcgtcgccgtcgtcatcatcaaccatcctccatcaccaatttcatgatgctcaccatcgtgcgtgagtaattccatcgtaggcttgttggacggtgatgggttggatgagatttaccatgtaatcaagttagttttgttggggtttgatccctattatccactatattctgagattgatgttgctatgactttgctatgcttaatgcttgtcactagggcccgagtgccatgatttcagatctgaacctattatgttttcatgaatatatgtgtgttcttgatcctatcttgcaagtctacagtcacctattatgtgtcattatccgacaaccccgaagtgacaataatcgggatacttctcggtgatgaccgtagtttgaggagttcatgtattcactatgtattacTGCTTTGGtccggctctctattaaaaggaggccttaatatcccttagcttatgtaaggaccccgctgcaacgggagggtaggacaaaagacgtcatacaagttcttttccataagcacgtatgactatttacggaatacatgcctacattgcattgatgaattggagctagttctatatcaccctatgttataactattgcatgaggaatcacatccggcataattatccatcactgatccattgcctacgagcttttcatatattgttcttcgcttatttacttttccgttgctactgttacaactactacaaaaacccaaaaacatttacctttacttttgctaccgttacctttattatcataccacttttgctactaaacactttgctgcagatactaagttattcaggtgtggttgaattgacaactcaactgctaatactcaagaatattcttcggctccccttgtgtcgaatcaataaatttgggttgtactttaccctcgaaagttgttgtgatcccctacacttgtgggttatcaggactctccttttcgtggaaggcaagcttggcaattcagatatgtagatctccttctctgtaaccgactctgtgtaaccctagccccctctggtgtctatataaaccggagggtttagtccatgggacaataacaatcataatcataggctagcttctagggtttagcctctacgatcttgtggtagatcaactcttgcaatactcatatcatcaagatcaatcaattaggaagtagggtattacctccatctagagggcccgaacctgggtaaacattgtgtcccccgcctcctgttaccattagccttagacgcacagttcaggaccccctacccgagatccgccggttttgacaccgacaattcgCCACTCGGAGCGCATCCGGAAGCTGAAGaactgaagaagatgaagaagttgCAGGCAGTAGTTAGGTATGCTGAAATATACATattttcagcatataagttaaaAAATAGTGTATTTTGTCAGGTGTGCTTGTATATGAAGCACATAAGTGCCAGATGATCTATGTTGGCAGTTTAACTATGTTGATGCTATATAAGTGGCAGTTGAACTATGTCTTGTTGTTTTATGTTATCTGTTGATGTTGTTCATGCAGTCTTGTAGCTATATAAGGCAACAACCCAAAACTGTCTTGTTGCAATATAAGGCAACAATCCAAAAGTGTCTTGTTGCTATATAAGGCAACAATCCAAAAGAAAAAGTGTCTTAACTGAACTTTGTCTTCACTGAATGCTGTCTTAACTGAAATTTGTCTGCAATGAACTTTGTCAGATAACTAAATTCAGACAAGTAGGTTAGCTGTTAGAATTCAGTGTTATCTTTTCAAACCAATTTCAGCAGACTGTAAAAATTCAGTTATCTCATTTGTGTGGGTTAATTCAGACAAGTGTTAAAATTTAGTTAATTGCAAGCATTCAGTTAACAGGGAGGGGAATGGAAGCAGAATAAGTAGGTTGTCAAGTAACACTTGAGCAAAGCATCATTCTTATCACATTGGCATTGCACGCAGTGCCTCACACCATAGGTCCTGGGTTCAAGACCCAAGCAAAACTTTTTTTGTgtgatttttaattatttttttgtttAATCAAAATTTGGTATATATGTTCAGTTTGCAGCAAATTCAGCAATACAAATTCAGGCATACAAATTCAGTCATAGAAAGCAGCAAATCTTTCCAAGATAAAAACACTAACAGTTAGCTTCAATTGATAGAAAGTACAAATGACACAAATCCAGGAGTAGGTTCATGTTCATTTGCCAGAAAGTACACATTGTAGGAAAGATACAAAGTCATTTTTTACAGTGACACAAATTCAATCCAATTCATTTAGCATGGCATTCAGCTTCATTATCTTCTCCCTGGTGGCCTCTTTGTGTTTGAATAGGTCACCAATCATGTACTCAAGCTTCCTTTTCTCATGCTTCAAATCATCCCTCTCTTGAATCACTTGGTCCCTGTCCTGCACTACTTGGTCCCTCTCTTTCTCTGCTTTAACCCTGAAGACCTGATGAATGTTGGTCACTGACTTgtctgtcatcttcttcttctcaagTTCTTCCTTTAGATCAGTCAGAGCAAGTTGTGTGCTGCCTAATTGGCTCATTGCCTGCTCCTTCtcagccaccatcttagcaaaatcAAGCTTGAAATGCTTCAACTCattctccatcttcttcttctcttcaagAACCTTCAAGTTTTCTTCAGCACTCATAACATTCTGTCTGAGCCTCTGTTTTTCTCCTCTTCATACATGGTCCATATACTAGCTAGGCTCATCTTCAGAGCATCAGGCAACTCAGGGTCAACCCACTCAACATATCTGCATTTAGGTACCTCCTAACAATTTAGAACATACAAATAAGAGATTCAGTTAACTGCCAGTATTCATTTCTGTGCATGATGATGGAACTTAAAACATACTACAAATCACTTCCTGTTTAACAGTGTCAAATGCAAAAAAAATACTAACCTTCTGTGCACAAGCTAGAAACCTTCTGCTAGTATCAACAGATTCAAATGCCACATGCTTCTCACACAAAGATCCATGCCCACATCTAAAGCTAGGCAGATATATAGCCAAGCCACTCCATTCCTCACAGGATATTGTGGCAGGTGGCTAAACAAACGAGAGACATTTGGAATCAATTGAGAGAGAAACCCTAGCTGAGAAACCCTAGACTGGGTGTTCAATTAAGAGAGCACACTAACCTTGCTGGTCACAGAGTCATCTTCAGAAGAACTGGGAAGATCATCCCAGGACACCATGGTTGCTGCTAGCTGAAGATGAGAAGGGGATCTGTTTGTGCTATTGGACAGAGGAGAGAAGGGATCTGGTGGTGCACGAAATTGAAGAtgaaagatgaggaagaagaagggggtctGGTGGTAGTGGTGGTGGACTGGTGGTGGACCAAAGCTACATGTAGAGTGCAAGTTGATGGGTGGGTGTTTGCAGCAGGTGCAAGTACATGCTTGCTTTTGAGTTCATTTGTGTTAGCTTTGTTATAATAACTTAGTTCAGTTGTGATAGCAATTAGTTATAATAAGTTAGTTCAGTTGTGACAGGAATTTCTATCAGTAATTTGAAAGCAATGAGGTTAAGTACGATTCAGTTAACTTTGCAAACTAAATTCAGTTAACTATAAAAATTTAGTGAACTGCAAACTAAATTCAGTTAACTATAAAAATTCAGTGAACTGCAAACTAaattcaatttgacagaatttgAATTAGGTAAACTTCTGTCAGAATTAGTTTAACTACACTTCTGACATGAAATACAGCTGTCAGTAATTTCAAAGCAATTAGGTCAAGCATTTCAAAGCAATTAGGTCAAGCAGACTTCACATTACTGACATATTATCCATTACAACAAGCATTACAACCAAGACTTCATACTGAGCAAACAAAAGCAACCATTTTAGTATGCTCAGTTTAGAACAACTGCACATACTCAATTAACAACACTTCACTTCTTCATAATTAAGGTGAAACGCATCACACAAAGCACTATAACAAAAGCAATCATCAGCTTTAGCAGCATCAAAATCTCTCTGCCTAATCCTAAAAGCATAGCTATTTGCTGCTTGGTAGCATACTTATTCTCGTTGGAGCTGGCATAATTAGCTCTTCCAGCCATGCCTCTCCCAGCCATGACCCTTCTAGTTATGCCTCTGCCTGCCATTGATTCAGTCCTCTACCTCTCAAGCTCTTCCCTTtgtcctcagctgcaccaattgcaTCTACAGCAGCATCACCAACCAGACGCCTTGTTTCAACCAGATGCTGCACATATTCAAGCTCCCAGTGCCAGAAATCACAAGTGACCTGATTAATCAGTGGCAAAATTAGTTAACCATGTTAACCAACTAGTTAACCAACTCCACAAAATTACAGAGTGAATGAAAGCAACCTAGTTAACCAACTATTGTATTAATTAGTCTCAACTGACCATGAGCTACTGTAATAATTTTGCATACAAGGACAGTCTAAACTACTACATTAACCAACTGATTTTGCAACCTAAAGACCAATTTAATCAGTGCTCTGCTTCATTACTATAGTGAGTTGACACAGCATGAATCAGTGATCTACTGAACTGGCACTTACATGGTGGTTCACGCACTTGTAGAAGATCCATCCATCGTGCTCATCGGTGCTAGATCGGTAGAACCTCACCTGCTCGCCGCAATCCGAGCACCCGATCAGTGGTACAGCAACGGAGCGGCCACGCAACGCAGAGCGGATGGAGCTGGAAGACGACATGAAGGAGGAGacagaggaggcggaggagggcgTCGGCAATGGCTGCGACGGCGGAGGGCGACGACGTCGACAATGGCTGTGGCAGCGGGGACGGGATTTGGCTAGGGTTCGGGGAAGAGGAAGCGGAGAGCGAGGGGATAAGGGAGCGACCAGGTGCGACCGACCAGGTGCGCGGTCGTTCCAACCAGGTACGACCAGGTGTTCACGCATTTGCAAAAAATAAACCAAACTACTAGTATtaaccccccaccccccacccccgacCAGGTGCTACACAGGTGGCGGTCAAAGCCTAGCTGGCAACAGCTGACTCGGCCAAGTCAGCGAATACGTAGCTAAATTCGTATATACGAACCAAAGTGAACCCTCTGCGCAAGTATATGGACTGTAGTTCGGGTATTTTGAAGTAGTGATACTAAAGTGTCAACCAGCTCAAGTTTTGTGACCTACAGtgaatttttctcttttctttatgataCTCGCAAGATGCTCGTCCTACGCTACGGGATCACAAATGATCAGCATGACATTGTTCTCCTAATTTAAGTGGTAATCAAGAGATCGACGAACGACAACAAAAGTAGACATTGATCAAAGCGACCTTATATTGTTGACAAGTGCACAATCAAACATATGTTTTTTTACGAAAGGTATATGCCCAACTTCATAGATATAAAACCTAACGACACCAACCAAAGTTCAAACCAACAACACGAGATCAAATCCCGGCCTACGAATGACACAATAGCAACAAACGAAGAGGCCCGCATGCCCCTACCTACGAATGACACCTTAACCCTACGCTTTCCCCCTATTTCTACGTTTTTAAATCCCTACGGCCCAAATAGGCCCTTACAGTTGAGGGGTTAAGTAGTCGATTTGCAAAACCTCAAGTAATATGTGAACTTCTTTCCCAATACACTGCTCCCATCCCAAATAGTAGCCTCTACTGTGGCGGCGCCACTCTGCACTAAAAAAATAAATTAAAGCTACAACACCGGGAAAGGACTGGGAAAGAAATGCGAAAAGACGTAAAATAAAGAAGTTAAAAAAATGTTCCTAAGATTTTCCATGAAATTTTTAAGTGGAAAGAAAACCAGAAATTAGTaagggaaaagaagaaaaaagaggaaaagaaaaaggggaaataTAAAGATGAAAAACTAGAAAGAGTaaaaaaaagtaaacatgatgaAAATGAATATAAGAAGAAAACCCCATTAAAAAAGAAGcaggaaaaaacagaaaataaaaaaaatcgaaaCACAACCATGGTCCCTGTAATAACCAACGAAAACCGCACGAAACGAAATGCACAAAACTCAGGAAAAACCGGGCCGATCGTCCTACTGGGCCGCCGGCCCATGTTGGCGCGCCTCTGTAGGCGACTCGCCCGTAGCGCTCGCTGGCCTCTCCCATGgcgcagctgctcgccgccgccctccgccgccacctcctcctcccccaccGTTTCCCCCTCCTTCCCTCCCGCCACGTTAGCCTCTCCACCATCCACTCCTCCTCCGACCAAAGCGACATCGAGTACGGTCACCCTATCCCCCCTGCCCccgacgacgacggcgagctcaCCTCCTTCCTCCGTCGCATCTCCCACGCCTCCTCCGTCGCGTCTTCCCCGAAGGACGCCCTCTCCCTCCTACTTTCCTCCTCTTCTGGCCCATCGCCGTCCTCCCCCTCCCTCGTCCGCGCGCTGTGGGAACTGCGCCGCGACCCGGAGGCAGTAGCGCTCGCGCTTCGCTGGGGCGACGAGTGCAGCGCCACGTCCGGCGCTGAGGGGGCAGGGTCCCTGCCGGCGGAGGCGTGGCACCTGGCCATATGGTCTGCGGGGAGGGCTGGGCGGTTCGACCTCGCGTGGGCGGCCGTGCGGCGGATGCAGCGCCGTGGGGTGCTGACCCGCCGTGCCATGGTCATCTTGATGGAGAGGTAAGGTCGTATGCTCATAATCTTTCACCATTTCATGATATTAGGTGTAATCAAGCATTCGACCAGCATAGTACTAGTACTTTATGATAGTGCTCTTGTAGAACTCTGTTCCATTGGCTATGGCTCTATAAATGTAGGCAAAATTTAGAATTTATCTCCGTGTATTGCGGTTTAAGGATTTGCCACTCAGTTTAGAATTCTCTCTTGCCAAATGTAAGTGACTCATATTATTAGAAGACATAAATTCCCCTAATAAATAATGTTTGTAAACCCATTTTGAGTGGTTTGGTTTCAGTTGGTTTGGTTTCTTGGAGTGGTATTGCAGTGAATGTGAGCAAAGGGACTAGGTATATGACCAGCAACAGAGTAAAGGAAGCACTTACTTATGGCATACTAGAAATCTCAGTAGATTTGCAATAAAATACATCATAGCAAAATTGCATTGCACCGATACAAACACTGGTGTGTTAGTGAAGTGGACACATAACTCTGAGAACAAGTAAAGGATTATGGTCACACTGGTGAGTTTTCTGCAATGATCCAGTGCTTTAGATTGGGTTTCAGGTAAACAGGGGAAAAGTACTGACTGTAGGAGTGAACAGTGAACACAACATTCTGCTGAATAACTTTTGTGACATTCGACATATTTTGTTATGCCATGTGCATTGCTTCTATTGTGGTCatagaaagggggggggggtgcttgaGCTATAGGTGCTTAAGTTATTTTGAGAGCTAAAAAAGTGATTGCCTGCTTGTAAAACTGTTGTTGACATAAGAAGCTTTATGGCTCGTCTTCATAGGAATATTCCAATCTTTTAGCCATGTGATGATGATAGTATAGTGAGTGATGATTGACATGTATTGTGTGAGTGCTTGGTTCAATTTACTTTGGTTAAGTTACTTGTTGTGTTGATGTTTGAAGTTTCAGGAGTGCTAAACTTAGCATCTGGATTATTGAGTTTGGTGTTGTTGCTGTCATAAATCCTATATTCTCACTTTTAGTGTAATTGATGTGTTGGATGGAACATATAATTCCCTACATCTGAATCTATTTACTAGCACTGCTATGGGGCTCCTCTTACATTATCCGATCACTTTTGACATCATAACTGTATTTTGCTTTTGTAATGTGAAGACCAAAGTGAAAAGCAGCCGTTGCCATTGTAGTACACTAGTTACTGCTACTATTTGTGTCCCATGCTTCTTTCATTGTAAGGATTTCTTTATGAAATCTCAGGTATGCAGCTGCCAATGAAGTGAAGAAAGCagtcaagacctttgatgtgatgGAGAGGTTTAAAGTGGAAGTGGACCAATCTGTATTCTATTCCCTTCTTCGTGCTCTTTGCAGAAGTAAAAACATAGAAGATGCTGAAGAGTTGCTTCTTGCAAGAAGGAAATTTTTCCCACTCACGGCCGAAGGTTTCAATATAATACTTGATGGTTGGTGTAATATCTTCACCGATGTGGCTGAAGTAAAGAGGGTTTGGCGAGAAATGTCAAATTGCTGCATTACTCCTGATGGTACGTCTTATGCTCTCATGGTCTGTTGTTTCTCAAAGGTAGGGAACCTTTTTGATACTCTGAGGGTTTACGATGAGATGAAGAAGAGGGGTTGGACTCCTGGTATTGGTGTCTATAACCAACTTATTTATGTTCTGACAAGAGAGAATTGCATGAAGGATGCAAGAAATGTTCTCAGTAAAATTGTGGATGAAGGTCTCCAACTGGATGTTGAGACATACAACAGTATCATAGTTCCACTTTGTGAAAGTTGCAAGCTTGAGGAAGCACGGGAGGTACTGGAAGACATGACAATGAAGGGCATTGTTCCAACCATTTTGACGTACCATGCATTTTTGAAACAGGAAGGCATTGACGAAACACTGCAGCTACTGAAGAAAATGAAAGAAGATGGCTGTGGCCCTAACAGTGACACATTTCTCATGCTCATTGATAAGTTTATCCAATTGAATGAGTCTGGGAATGCTCTGAGGGTGTGGACTGAAATGCGAAGATACGACATTAGGCCTGGTTATGCACACTACATGGCAGTGGTCCAAGGTTTGATTAAACATGGATGTATACCACGAGCTTTAGAGTATTATGATGAGATGAAGGGAAATGGTTTTGCTTCGGACCCAATACTTGATAAGGAATTCAAAACTTTTCTGTTGGCCAACAGAGACCACTGGAGAGGAGCAGGCAAATACAATCTTATCCCACAGCGTATCAAACATTCTACAAGACGGACAAGAATTCCATAATACATGTGTCACTGTTAACAGTTAAGCACGCTTCTAGTGCTTCTTTTGTACGACAAAATGGTAAATGCAAACAAATGTGATTGTGAGGTATGTGTGTTCAGTTAACAAGTTGCTCCTGAATCCTCCTAACTAACGAACATGAAACCGCTAAAGTTCTCGCCCGAGTTGCTTCTTCTGAAATGATTCGCTCTCGAGGGATTTTCCTCAGGGGCCGAGTTTCGAAAAATGTACATGATGTAGCGTCAAAAGCTCCTATGATTGCCATGGGTCATGGTTCTTAGTGTTCTGCGTTTTAAACATGTTATATAATGTGTGATCATTTCATATCTATGGCTTCCCAGAATTACAGGTATTGCAGTAAGCAGAGGAACTGGGATTTTATTCCCATGTAAGAAATCCTGTTAGAGGGTCCTTGATTACAGCGATCaactaaacaaatcggtaaaaatAGGCAGAGCCATTTAGTGATTTAATACATTTTTGTTATTTTGCGAAGATTAAGTTGGTCACATGAAAAGCATAGTACGTTTTACGAGATGAGCAAGTAGGCTCTTGGATATTTGCAGTGGTTGGCTTCAGAATCGGCAAAAGCTACACAGTTCCAGCTCGCGTAACAAGTGACAAAATGTTATCGTGCAAGACAGCACTTGGACAAAGATTTGGTTTGCCCGGCGGGCAGAATTGGCAAAAGTTGGGAGGCCTGCAAAGACAGGAGGTCAGGTTAGAGTAGCAAACGCAAACTTGTTCCCGCATGCACCTCTTGTTTTTTCCCCTGTGCATATCTAAAGCTGAGATGAAACTTTAGTGCCGGTGAAATGTTTTACTACTAATATAATAGAAACTGTTGGTGGTGTGCACCTTGAGAAAGTGCATCTAGAGGAGTCGAAATATTCGTTAAAAAAAAGAAATTCTTTTCAAATCTTCGCCAAAAACATAAACATTGCAGAAAGTTAGACCGTGAGCATTTCTTGTGGGCAAACGTAGCAAAGAGTGAACAATTGACCGTCCTTTGGATGGAGTAATGGAAGGGCAAGGCAGGAAATTAACCCCGTATATATAGTCAATCAACACACACCCCGGATGTAAACGATCAGAGACGACGGCACCGGCGTAAAACATATCTGCTCTGCTCAGCGCACCTTCCGTGGGCAATGGCAATGTCTCCTCACCCCTCTCGAACCATTGGCTGCTTGGCCCTGGCCGTTGCCATTTGCGCCCTGCTCCCAGGCTGCTTCTCCAGTGAGTATATATccattttatttcttgtttctatttTCACCGTCAAATTTTGAAAAATCAGTCTCAACTCTCAAGTCCCGCT is from Triticum aestivum cultivar Chinese Spring chromosome 1B, IWGSC CS RefSeq v2.1, whole genome shotgun sequence and encodes:
- the LOC123129251 gene encoding pentatricopeptide repeat-containing protein At1g80880, mitochondrial, with product MAQLLAAALRRHLLLPHRFPLLPSRHVSLSTIHSSSDQSDIEYGHPIPPAPDDDGELTSFLRRISHASSVASSPKDALSLLLSSSSGPSPSSPSLVRALWELRRDPEAVALALRWGDECSATSGAEGAGSLPAEAWHLAIWSAGRAGRFDLAWAAVRRMQRRGVLTRRAMVILMERYAAANEVKKAVKTFDVMERFKVEVDQSVFYSLLRALCRSKNIEDAEELLLARRKFFPLTAEGFNIILDGWCNIFTDVAEVKRVWREMSNCCITPDGTSYALMVCCFSKVGNLFDTLRVYDEMKKRGWTPGIGVYNQLIYVLTRENCMKDARNVLSKIVDEGLQLDVETYNSIIVPLCESCKLEEAREVLEDMTMKGIVPTILTYHAFLKQEGIDETLQLLKKMKEDGCGPNSDTFLMLIDKFIQLNESGNALRVWTEMRRYDIRPGYAHYMAVVQGLIKHGCIPRALEYYDEMKGNGFASDPILDKEFKTFLLANRDHWRGAGKYNLIPQRIKHSTRRTRIP